CCCCAGGGTTCAacattaaggtttttttttttccttgtccGGTTTGGCAAGTGAAAACTTTTTATTTGCCCCCAcactaaaaacatttgaaaacaagTTTGAAAAACCCATCAAAAgcgtcaaaaatgtaaaaaagaaaacatcagtgGGGGTCAGTGGAGAGGACTGAGGGGGTGCAGTTGATTGTGGGATGTCAGAGTAGAAGCGGGTGAGGGGTGTGAATGTGGGCTTACCCATCCTGCAGTAAAACACTGCACTTTTGAATTCTGGGACAAACCCAAGACCAATCGATTGGTAGAAGATTCGGGAGAATTTCAGTTGACAGATATTTTCTTTGGTTGAATACAGCCCTTATGTACACAGTACTTTAATGTTTATATCTGTCTTGTTCAACTTTGTTGTCCTTAAACAGTCAGATTAATTGTACGTGTTTAGATTCTTGACCATTaaataggcctgtaacaattatgtaatatcatatcatatcaaacgattatatttctttactttattaGCTTTACCATGGCCTAATTAGTGGCACAGGAGACACTATACATGTCAAAAGACCTTAATCATTTTGGTGTCACTGTTCATATTACCTTGGAACATAGCAATGCACACACATGATTACAATGAGTAATCATGTGTTTCTTCAGGGTTCCACTATCAGTGAAAGCTTtatcacactcagagcagctaaaaggcttctctcctgtgtgaattCTCATGTGTAACCGTAAATTTCtagacattaaaaacattttcttacaaactaatcagctgaaaggtttttcacctgtgtgagttctcatgcGTTTCACTGCATAaaaaagtgggattttcgtcCCCGTAAGCGCCCGAAAATCTCCCTAATTTTCGGCAGTTAACGACAATTTACAACGTTCATCTGTGCCACATATTGACGGAAACGAACCATGACGTATGTGGAGAGCTTGCGGAGGTGCTAATGGCTCTAATTAGCATATGAATAGCAGCGAAACCTCTCCTGGCCAGAGAATGTCTGGCCTGGCTTGAATTTCCTCTCAGTATTGGATGAAACCACTacttttaaacaagaaaaatcaCTCGTGATTGGTTGGCAGATCTGTCACTATTGGTCATAtcaacatatacatatatatttattcatatgaTATGCTATTATGTTGTATATTCATGTAATTGTTATCCTATGGACTACACTATTATTACCATCAAGGACATGAATGAATTTATTGAGGAAAGGAAAATTAGCCAGGAACGTGTCGTTTATTCAAAGAAAGAGCTTTATTAGCACAAAGGCAAACACACAACTATGTACAAAGCGTAGGAGATCTGCCCACACAACAAATGGGAACCTCACGAGAAGCCCAAAATCCTACAGCACCGTGAAGTGTCTGTTTGCCGCCTCGGAGCTGTCGGTAACTGGCGGCATTCTGTCTGAATTCGGTCCATTTTGCAGACGTCTGTGGTGCGTTGCCCTGTACTTCGGAATCGCTTCTAATCTCGACTGCAGCGTGGCACAGAGCTCGGTGAGCTCCTGGCTGCGAAAGGACGGAGGTCGCACAATCCATCCAGACACCCCGTCAACGATGCCGTCTTCCTCATCAGACATCAGGTCTATGGTGGCGCACTTCCAAAGGTCCACCTCATCCTTAGCTAGCACACTCTGTCTCGCTTccagcagctgtaaaaacaatcaataaagaCAATCAGTACTGCGCAATGCACTGCGTATGGACACAACCCATCTATTAATGCACCTGAATAATAGTCACATTGACCGAAAACGGATCTAATCTAATAAGTCTTACCCTCTTTCTTCTCGATCGACTCCGAGCTGAACTCTTCACAGCTTCCACCTGCGATGCAAGATCTGGTTGTTTGTACCTGAAGCTCCTGCGTACTGTCTCGTAATACGTCTTACAGgcagctggaaaacaattaaatgagagaaaaaaacgtaagtcacagtaaaattaaacaaagtAGGAGAAAACAGTAAAAATTACTTACACACAAAGGCGTCATTATCAGCATTATGTAAATCTGGACTTGCAGACATAGCTCCGACCAAATAGGAGGTCACGGCCTCGTTATGAGGCGAGCTTagtctgtgaaaacaaaatgtacggTTAAGATCGGTATCTATTAACGTATCTATTTCCTTATACAGCAGAATGAAAGCATATTCTTTAAATCTTACCCTTGCGCCGGTTCGTAGCGCCTACAATTTGTCTCTGAGTTGTGAAGACGGCGTACTGCTTCCTGTAAATTTCAAGaccaaaaaaacacacttttataaAGCAAATTACACTGGTTCTGCTCACTTGTTCTTTTACAAGGCTACTAAGCTACTTTTAGCTTGGgctacttaaaaaaaagctttgcttTTAGGCTACTTTTAGCTTAGCTAGCAGTCACCGAACATATTCTTACCGCAATCTTGGGATTGTGCACCCGTCTTCTCTTCTTAGAGTTAGTCTCTTCCACACAGTTTTTCGACTCCAAAGCATCCAACCTATCCTCTATGGACAGCAACCTGGAGTTTACTACGGTGAACTGCTCATTCACATCGGCAGCAAGCAGAGTGAGCTGACGAGACAGCCCACTGATAGCATTCAGCAGTTTCTTCTCGCTGGTCTGCGGACTGGCTGAAAGGGGTTGATCCATGCAGAGGAGTTGAAGGGTAGGTGAAGGCGAGACGCCGCCCAGCCATTGTAGATCACGAAATGgcaaaaacacaagaaatgGAGGAAAAGGTCTGAGTACAGGAATAAAAACATGTCTGTTTATATGCTCGTCTTGCAAGTACTGCTATATGAGTCATGCCCATGACCTCGCACGTGATTGGACGAGGGCTAGAAGGCTCGTCAGGCTCCTCCAATCACATGCGAGGTCATTGTTATACGGAAGAACTCGTGAGAGCTACAGTGCCCCTTACTgacgaaaatcccacttttcatgcagtgtttCTTGAGGTTTCCACTATCAGAGAAAGCtttaccacactcagagcagctgaaaggtttttctcctgtgtgactTCTTA
The Sander vitreus isolate 19-12246 chromosome 18, sanVit1, whole genome shotgun sequence genome window above contains:
- the LOC144533887 gene encoding uncharacterized protein LOC144533887 isoform X1 — protein: MSKVQMLRALVKQRLTAAAEEIFGLFERTIVEYEEELCRSKEENKRQRELLDAVYNPQLRLHRADVEQLLMVKEEVPPEQQECSASVDQEEPKPPPHIKEEQEELWSSQEGEQLQGLEEADITKFPFTLVPVKSEDDEEKAQSSQLHQRQTQHMKTEADGEDCGRPEPPRNSHPHPLLQPETEDQTGDSSEHETDDSADWKETREPQSASNSLKHDSRCKKTFSCSECGKGFDFKSHLKTHIRSHTGEKPFSCSECASPQTSEKKLLNAISGLSRQLTLLAADVNEQFTVVNSRLLSIEDRLDALESKNCVEETNSKKRRRVHNPKIAEAVRRLHNSETNCRRYEPAQGLSSPHNEAVTSYLVGAMSASPDLHNADNDAFVSACKTYYETVRRSFRYKQPDLASQVEAVKSSARSRSRRKRLLEARQSVLAKDEVDLWKCATIDLMSDEEDGIVDGVSGWIVRPPSFRSQELTELCATLQSRLEAIPKYRATHHRRLQNGPNSDRMPPVTDSSEAANRHFTVL
- the LOC144533887 gene encoding uncharacterized protein LOC144533887 isoform X2, whose product is MSKVQMLRALVKQRLTAAAEEIFGLFERTIVEYEEELCRSKEENKRQRELLDAVYNPQLRLHRADVEQLLMVKEEVPPEQQECSASVDQEEPKPPPHIKEEQEELWSSQEGEQLQGLEEADITKFPFTLVPVKSEDDEEKAQSSQLHQRQTQHMKTEADGEDCGRPEPPRNSHPHPLLQPETEDQTGDSSEHETDDSADWKETREPQSASNSLKHDSRSSPQTSEKKLLNAISGLSRQLTLLAADVNEQFTVVNSRLLSIEDRLDALESKNCVEETNSKKRRRVHNPKIAEAVRRLHNSETNCRRYEPAQGLSSPHNEAVTSYLVGAMSASPDLHNADNDAFVSACKTYYETVRRSFRYKQPDLASQVEAVKSSARSRSRRKRLLEARQSVLAKDEVDLWKCATIDLMSDEEDGIVDGVSGWIVRPPSFRSQELTELCATLQSRLEAIPKYRATHHRRLQNGPNSDRMPPVTDSSEAANRHFTVL